The following coding sequences lie in one Sphingomonas sp. M1-B02 genomic window:
- a CDS encoding alpha/beta hydrolase, producing the protein MGPTESTFEGKGGLRIFYREWLPAETPRAVVVICHGVNSHGGQYLWAADRLVEAGYAVYALDLRGRGRSEGERFYVEDVADYVSDLTDTITIAKSRHPGSKLFLLGHSAGGVTGSTYVLDHQHAIDGFICESFAFQVPAPGFALAAIKGLSHIAPRLGVLKLKNEDFSRDPDWVATLNADPYISDETQPAATVAALVRADERMRIEFPTITIPLLILHGTADKATVCEGSVFFHETAGSTDKTLKLYQDHYHDLLADIGKEEVMEDIQAWLEAHL; encoded by the coding sequence ATGGGGCCGACCGAATCGACGTTCGAGGGCAAAGGGGGATTGCGGATCTTCTATCGGGAATGGCTCCCCGCAGAGACGCCGCGCGCCGTCGTTGTGATTTGCCACGGCGTCAACTCGCACGGCGGCCAATATCTCTGGGCAGCGGACCGCCTGGTCGAAGCAGGCTATGCGGTCTATGCGCTCGACCTGCGCGGGCGAGGACGCTCCGAAGGTGAGCGCTTCTATGTCGAGGACGTCGCCGATTATGTCAGCGACCTTACCGATACGATCACCATCGCCAAAAGCCGTCATCCCGGCAGCAAGCTCTTCCTGCTTGGTCACAGCGCAGGGGGCGTGACCGGATCGACGTATGTCCTTGATCACCAGCACGCGATTGACGGCTTCATCTGCGAGAGTTTCGCGTTCCAGGTGCCCGCGCCGGGCTTCGCGCTGGCGGCGATCAAGGGGCTGAGCCACATCGCGCCGCGGCTCGGCGTGCTGAAGCTCAAGAATGAAGACTTTTCGCGCGATCCCGATTGGGTCGCGACGCTCAACGCCGACCCCTATATCAGCGACGAGACCCAACCCGCCGCCACCGTCGCCGCGCTGGTCCGCGCCGACGAGCGGATGCGCATCGAATTCCCGACGATCACCATCCCCCTGCTCATCCTGCACGGCACCGCCGACAAGGCGACGGTGTGCGAAGGCAGCGTCTTCTTCCACGAGACCGCCGGCTCGACGGACAAGACGCTCAAACTCTATCAGGACCATTATCACGATTTGCTCGCCGATATCGGCAAGGAGGAAGTGATGGAGGACATCCAGGCCTGGTTGGAGGCGCACCTCTAA
- a CDS encoding cytochrome-c peroxidase, with the protein MKRLVGLATLALAACGANPSATPAGVAKRTTIDFAKVANYSAPTLPAYFDRTVAALDHSPASNPIDDRVATLGRILFYDLRLSTNDRASCAACHQQAIGFTDSMRFSNGISSAATTDFHAMRLGNLRYWKPGSTFWDRRAASVEAQASHPFHSLVEMGWGGAAGGFDALTRKMAATDYYPDLFAWAFGDKAITEPRIQQALAQFVRAMVSSASRWDTGYAKVFSPAAPDRGLGEDLPNLTAEENRGRHLFMTDAAKGGAGCSSCHLPPTFALAANARSNGLDRGETRLFKAPSLRSVGLTGPYMHDGRFSTLAEVVDFYDHGIQDGPALDDRLRQGARPRRMKLNAADRAALVAFLMTLSDPALTTDARFSDPFRR; encoded by the coding sequence GTGAAACGGCTGGTGGGCTTAGCGACGCTTGCGCTGGCGGCGTGCGGCGCCAATCCGTCAGCCACTCCCGCCGGCGTCGCGAAGCGCACCACGATCGACTTCGCGAAGGTCGCCAATTACTCCGCACCTACGCTGCCGGCCTATTTCGATCGCACCGTCGCGGCGCTCGACCATAGCCCCGCGTCCAACCCCATCGACGATCGCGTCGCGACCCTCGGGCGGATACTGTTCTACGATCTGCGACTGAGCACCAACGACCGCGCATCGTGCGCCGCCTGCCACCAGCAGGCGATCGGCTTCACCGATTCGATGCGGTTCAGCAACGGGATCAGCAGCGCCGCCACGACCGACTTCCATGCGATGCGGCTCGGCAATCTTCGCTACTGGAAGCCCGGCTCGACCTTTTGGGACCGGCGCGCGGCCAGCGTCGAGGCGCAGGCCAGCCACCCCTTCCACAGCCTGGTCGAGATGGGGTGGGGCGGCGCGGCGGGCGGATTCGATGCGCTGACTCGGAAGATGGCAGCCACCGATTATTATCCCGACCTGTTCGCCTGGGCATTCGGCGACAAGGCGATAACCGAACCGCGTATCCAGCAGGCGCTCGCCCAGTTCGTGCGCGCGATGGTGTCGAGCGCGAGCCGGTGGGACACGGGCTATGCGAAGGTCTTCTCGCCCGCCGCGCCCGACCGGGGGCTCGGCGAGGATCTCCCCAATCTCACGGCCGAAGAGAATCGAGGCCGGCATTTGTTCATGACCGATGCCGCGAAGGGGGGCGCGGGCTGCTCGTCCTGCCACCTTCCGCCGACCTTCGCGCTCGCCGCAAACGCGCGCAGCAACGGCCTCGACCGCGGCGAGACGCGACTGTTCAAGGCGCCCTCGCTGCGCAGCGTCGGCCTGACGGGCCCCTATATGCACGACGGCCGCTTCTCGACGCTGGCCGAGGTAGTCGATTTCTACGACCATGGCATCCAGGATGGCCCGGCGCTCGACGATCGCCTGCGGCAAGGAGCCAGGCCACGCCGCATGAAGCTAAACGCCGCGGATCGCGCCGCGCTCGTCGCCTTTCTGATGACTCTGAGCGATCCGGCTCTCACCACCGATGCGCGCTTCAGCGACCCGTTCAGGCGCTGA
- a CDS encoding demethoxyubiquinone hydroxylase family protein, producing MSWKPGDPREGMAAMVRVDQAGEYGATRIYAGQLAVMGDRTPAARMIHGMAVQEERHRRFFDAMIAKRGVRPTAIQPFWDVAGFALGAVTAAIGPSAAMACTAAVETEIDLHYQAQLAELGDDDPELAHAVAEFRAEELEHLDTAIGAGAETALGYPLLSGAIRMGCRVAIALSKRI from the coding sequence ATGAGCTGGAAGCCCGGCGATCCCCGCGAGGGCATGGCGGCGATGGTCCGGGTCGACCAGGCCGGCGAATATGGCGCCACGCGCATCTATGCCGGCCAGTTGGCGGTAATGGGCGATCGCACCCCCGCCGCGCGGATGATCCACGGCATGGCGGTGCAGGAGGAGCGCCATCGCCGCTTCTTCGACGCGATGATCGCGAAGCGCGGTGTTCGGCCCACGGCGATCCAGCCCTTCTGGGATGTCGCGGGCTTTGCGCTGGGCGCAGTGACGGCAGCGATCGGGCCCTCTGCCGCAATGGCATGCACCGCCGCGGTCGAGACCGAGATCGACCTCCATTACCAGGCGCAGCTCGCCGAGTTAGGCGACGACGACCCCGAACTGGCCCACGCCGTCGCCGAATTTCGCGCCGAGGAACTCGAGCATCTCGATACCGCGATCGGTGCGGGCGCCGAGACGGCATTGGGCTATCCCTTGCTGTCGGGAGCTATTCGAATGGGCTGTCGAGTCGCAATCGCGCTGTCCAAACGGATATGA
- a CDS encoding disulfide bond formation protein B, whose protein sequence is MRADGFRTAQLIALLLPLGLVGGALLSEQFGLVACEMCHWQRWPHYAAVIVAALSFVVRPRPVQMLFVLFAAALIAVSGGIGVLHAGVEYHWWQGITACSTTLASADPMAMLNEALRKPLVRCDVPQWTLFGISLAGFNAIFSLAGAVAIFGFAVRRARP, encoded by the coding sequence ATGCGCGCCGACGGCTTCCGCACTGCACAGCTGATCGCGCTCCTGCTCCCGCTGGGCCTCGTGGGCGGAGCCTTGCTCTCGGAGCAGTTCGGCCTGGTCGCGTGCGAGATGTGCCATTGGCAGCGCTGGCCGCATTATGCCGCGGTGATCGTCGCGGCGCTTTCGTTCGTCGTACGACCCCGGCCCGTGCAGATGCTGTTCGTCCTGTTTGCCGCGGCGCTGATCGCGGTCAGCGGCGGCATCGGCGTCCTTCATGCCGGGGTCGAATATCATTGGTGGCAAGGGATCACCGCCTGCTCCACCACGCTGGCGAGCGCGGACCCGATGGCGATGCTAAACGAGGCGCTGCGCAAGCCGCTGGTGCGCTGCGACGTGCCGCAATGGACCTTGTTCGGAATCAGCCTGGCCGGGTTCAACGCGATCTTCAGCCTGGCCGGCGCGGTCGCGATCTTCGGATTTGCAGTGCGGCGCGCGCGGCCATGA
- a CDS encoding S41 family peptidase, with product MLRSLLQVTAAVSALALVPVASGAMAGVDTQSYRELDAFMEVYNQVKANYVDKVDDKTLVKGAIAGMLAALDPHSSFADGLDFDNLKIQTEGNYGGLGLTVTQEDGAVKVIAPTEDTPADRAGIKSGDFITHLDGKFIVGGSLDEAIEQMRGAPGTKISITVIRPGADKPLQFTLVREIIVQKPVKWEVKNGVGIININTFTAQTGADTIKAIQAIDKQLGRKPLGYVIDLRENGGGLLSEAIAVSDVFLSHGEIVSQRGREKADIERYYAESMVPGDLARGLPVVVLVDAGTASASEIVAGAIQDHHRGLVMGVRSFGKGSVQTILPMGSRAALRLTTARYFTPSGHSVQEGGIKPDLIVPQISDADYKSRPVVREADLRRHLINSDKAEDSVIEEDTRTDPRFAATPEQLKKQGIEDFQLHYALQTIARIGGKTPQVATKGR from the coding sequence ATGTTGCGTTCACTTCTCCAGGTAACCGCCGCCGTCAGCGCGCTGGCACTCGTTCCTGTTGCATCGGGGGCGATGGCGGGCGTGGATACGCAGAGCTACCGCGAGCTCGACGCATTCATGGAAGTCTACAACCAGGTGAAGGCGAACTATGTCGACAAGGTGGACGACAAGACGCTGGTAAAGGGCGCGATCGCGGGAATGCTGGCCGCGCTCGATCCGCACAGCTCGTTCGCTGACGGGCTCGACTTCGACAATCTCAAGATCCAGACCGAAGGCAATTATGGCGGTCTGGGCCTGACCGTCACCCAGGAAGACGGCGCCGTGAAGGTCATCGCGCCGACCGAAGATACGCCGGCGGATCGCGCCGGGATCAAGTCGGGCGATTTCATCACCCATCTCGACGGCAAGTTCATCGTCGGCGGCAGCCTGGACGAGGCGATCGAGCAAATGCGCGGCGCGCCGGGCACCAAGATCTCGATCACCGTGATCCGCCCTGGCGCCGACAAGCCCCTTCAGTTCACGCTCGTGCGCGAGATCATCGTGCAGAAGCCGGTGAAATGGGAAGTGAAGAATGGCGTCGGCATCATCAACATCAACACCTTCACCGCGCAAACCGGCGCCGACACGATCAAGGCGATCCAGGCGATCGACAAGCAGCTCGGCCGCAAGCCGCTCGGCTACGTGATTGATCTGCGCGAGAATGGCGGGGGTCTGCTGAGCGAGGCGATCGCGGTTTCGGACGTGTTCCTGAGCCATGGCGAGATCGTCTCGCAGCGCGGCCGAGAGAAAGCCGATATCGAGCGCTATTATGCCGAATCGATGGTGCCGGGCGATCTGGCGCGCGGGCTGCCGGTGGTGGTGCTGGTCGATGCGGGTACGGCGTCGGCGTCCGAGATCGTCGCGGGCGCGATCCAGGATCATCATCGCGGGCTCGTGATGGGCGTGCGCAGCTTCGGCAAGGGTTCGGTCCAGACCATTCTACCGATGGGATCACGCGCCGCACTGCGGCTCACCACCGCACGCTACTTCACGCCCTCGGGTCATTCGGTGCAGGAAGGCGGGATCAAGCCCGACCTTATCGTGCCGCAGATTTCCGACGCCGATTACAAGAGCCGGCCAGTGGTGCGCGAAGCCGATCTGCGCCGTCATCTGATAAATTCGGACAAGGCAGAGGATTCGGTGATCGAGGAGGATACCCGCACCGATCCGCGCTTCGCCGCGACCCCGGAGCAGCTCAAGAAGCAGGGCATAGAGGACTTCCAGCTTCATTACGCCCTGCAGACCATCGCGCGGATCGGCGGGAAAACGCCCCAAGTCGCAACGAAGGGCCGCTGA
- a CDS encoding murein hydrolase activator EnvC family protein → MGSVRRITLIAVLPAMLALGSLAGAQVPSLAEQQARLRSASAQSEAALARSQALERAAAGARDRATQARAQEAASAERIKAAEADIAAARARIGIVDRLLAAQRSQLAERQGPILRLIAALQSMARRPPVLGLVQPGSTEDMVHVRAVLGTALPLVERRTAAVRAELERGRKLRATAEAAVASLREGRTRLESERVAALRLEAEHRMRSRALGQSALIESDRALALGERAREIVEQMDTMGEAAEIQAGLLALPGPLPRPPQPGERPASLAPKPGNPAYVLPVAGQTVRGLGELSDAGVRARGLTLACARGAEVVAPAAGRIVYAGPFRGYGGVVIVDHGKGWTTLLAGLGGIGVRVGDQVAQGGRIGRAGAGEDPRVTVELRRQGRAMDLAQLLD, encoded by the coding sequence ATGGGCTCCGTTCGCAGGATCACGTTGATTGCCGTATTGCCTGCGATGCTGGCGCTCGGCTCGCTGGCCGGCGCGCAGGTGCCGAGCCTGGCCGAGCAGCAGGCGCGACTGCGATCGGCGTCGGCCCAGTCCGAGGCCGCACTGGCGCGCTCGCAGGCGCTGGAACGCGCGGCGGCAGGCGCGCGCGACAGGGCCACCCAGGCTCGCGCGCAGGAAGCGGCATCGGCCGAACGTATCAAGGCTGCCGAAGCCGATATCGCTGCGGCGCGCGCCCGGATCGGAATCGTCGATCGCCTGCTCGCCGCCCAACGCAGCCAGCTCGCCGAGCGCCAGGGGCCGATCTTGCGGCTTATCGCGGCGCTGCAATCGATGGCGCGGCGTCCGCCCGTACTCGGGCTGGTCCAGCCGGGATCGACCGAGGATATGGTGCATGTCCGCGCGGTGCTCGGCACGGCGCTGCCGCTCGTCGAGCGCCGCACGGCGGCGGTGCGCGCCGAGCTGGAACGCGGCCGCAAGCTGCGCGCCACGGCGGAGGCGGCGGTGGCCAGCCTGCGCGAAGGCCGCACCCGCCTCGAGTCCGAGCGAGTCGCCGCGCTGCGCCTCGAGGCCGAGCATCGCATGCGCTCGCGGGCGTTGGGACAAAGCGCGTTGATCGAATCGGATCGCGCGCTGGCGCTCGGCGAGCGCGCCCGCGAGATCGTCGAACAGATGGACACGATGGGCGAGGCCGCCGAGATCCAGGCCGGGCTGCTCGCGTTGCCCGGACCCTTGCCGCGCCCGCCGCAGCCCGGTGAGCGCCCTGCGTCTCTGGCGCCGAAGCCGGGGAATCCCGCTTACGTCCTTCCGGTAGCGGGGCAAACCGTGCGCGGACTGGGTGAACTGTCCGATGCCGGGGTGCGTGCCCGCGGGCTGACTCTGGCCTGCGCACGGGGTGCGGAAGTCGTGGCGCCTGCCGCTGGCCGGATCGTCTATGCCGGGCCGTTCCGCGGCTATGGCGGGGTTGTGATCGTCGATCATGGCAAGGGCTGGACGACTCTCCTCGCCGGGCTGGGCGGAATCGGCGTTCGCGTCGGCGATCAAGTGGCGCAGGGCGGCCGCATCGGACGCGCCGGCGCCGGAGAAGATCCGCGCGTCACGGTCGAACTGCGACGGCAAGGCCGGGCGATGGACCTGGCTCAATTGCTCGACTGA
- a CDS encoding 23S rRNA (pseudouridine(1915)-N(3))-methyltransferase RlmH: MLLHIVARGRIGRSPEAELVDRYLKRISWPTRVTELPDTGGKVPDLQGATKTIVLDETGDSLPSRVLAERLGAWRDDGIREVRFLIGAADGFGDVERAGADLLLSFGRATWPHMLARAMLAEQLWRAASILANHPYHREG, encoded by the coding sequence ATGCTGCTCCATATCGTGGCGCGGGGGCGTATCGGGCGCAGTCCCGAGGCGGAGCTGGTCGATCGCTATCTTAAGCGCATTTCCTGGCCGACGCGGGTGACCGAACTGCCCGACACCGGCGGGAAGGTGCCGGATCTCCAGGGCGCCACCAAGACGATCGTTCTCGACGAGACCGGCGACAGCCTGCCCTCGCGCGTGTTGGCCGAACGGCTGGGCGCGTGGCGCGACGACGGAATTCGCGAAGTGCGCTTCCTGATCGGCGCCGCGGACGGCTTCGGCGACGTCGAGCGGGCCGGTGCAGACCTGCTGCTCTCCTTCGGCCGCGCAACCTGGCCGCACATGCTGGCCCGGGCGATGCTGGCCGAGCAATTGTGGCGCGCCGCCTCGATCCTTGCCAACCATCCCTATCACCGCGAAGGGTAA
- the rsfS gene encoding ribosome silencing factor, translating into MATSPNVQRTDGVDALHKLVLASLDDDQAVETVSIPLAGKSSIADYMVVSSGRSTRQVASMATKLAEKIKAEFGRSPRIEGLPTADWVLIDAGDVIIHLFRPEVRTFYNLERMWAFGDGAGGQA; encoded by the coding sequence TTGGCCACTTCCCCCAATGTGCAGCGTACCGACGGCGTGGACGCGCTGCACAAGCTCGTGCTTGCGTCGCTCGACGACGATCAGGCGGTCGAGACCGTCTCGATCCCGCTCGCCGGCAAGAGCAGCATCGCCGATTATATGGTCGTCTCGAGCGGACGCTCGACCCGGCAGGTGGCGTCGATGGCGACCAAGCTGGCCGAGAAGATCAAGGCCGAGTTCGGCCGCTCGCCGCGGATCGAAGGCCTGCCGACCGCCGATTGGGTGCTGATCGATGCCGGCGACGTGATCATCCACCTGTTCCGTCCCGAAGTGCGCACCTTCTACAATCTCGAGCGCATGTGGGCGTTCGGCGACGGCGCCGGGGGCCAGGCCTGA
- a CDS encoding nicotinate-nucleotide adenylyltransferase, producing the protein MKCIGLLGGSFNPAHSGHRRLSLHAIRALGLDEVWWLVSPGNPLKPRAGMAPFAARLASARKMARHAPIRASAVEARLKTRYTADTLGKLPRLYPRHRFVWLMGADNLAQFHQWERWRDIARQVPIAVIARPGYDRLARASPAMSWLRRAVRPAGQAKNWTRWRLPALVLLRFRPDTTSATSLRAADPGWHRRFPDARRTSLSTPPPPFP; encoded by the coding sequence GTGAAATGCATCGGCCTCCTCGGCGGCTCCTTCAACCCCGCCCATAGCGGCCATCGCCGGCTATCGCTGCACGCGATCCGCGCCCTTGGGTTGGACGAAGTGTGGTGGCTGGTCTCGCCCGGCAACCCGCTCAAGCCGCGCGCGGGCATGGCACCTTTCGCCGCGCGCTTGGCTTCGGCTCGGAAAATGGCGCGGCACGCGCCGATCCGTGCCAGCGCGGTCGAGGCGCGGCTTAAGACGCGCTACACCGCCGACACGCTCGGCAAACTCCCGCGGCTCTATCCGCGGCATCGCTTCGTCTGGCTCATGGGTGCGGACAATCTCGCGCAGTTCCACCAGTGGGAACGGTGGCGTGATATAGCCCGGCAGGTTCCGATTGCGGTGATTGCCCGTCCGGGCTATGACCGACTCGCTCGCGCAAGTCCTGCGATGAGTTGGTTGCGGCGCGCTGTGCGGCCCGCAGGCCAGGCCAAGAATTGGACGCGATGGAGATTGCCAGCCCTCGTGCTGTTGCGCTTCCGCCCCGATACGACCTCGGCGACGAGCCTTCGGGCCGCCGATCCTGGCTGGCACCGGCGATTTCCGGACGCGCGTCGAACATCGCTATCGACGCCGCCCCCGCCGTTTCCATGA
- a CDS encoding type II toxin-antitoxin system RelE/ParE family toxin, with the protein MREIRWAPSAQGDINRIARHYRGIDSALAIDLAERIVQATNILSGLPYARQATTRANRRRWHVPRTEYVLFYRVEKDHIRIPRVVHGAQLLAGKL; encoded by the coding sequence GTGCGCGAGATTCGCTGGGCGCCATCGGCTCAAGGCGATATCAATCGAATCGCTCGCCATTATCGGGGGATCGACTCAGCGCTCGCGATCGATCTGGCAGAACGCATTGTGCAGGCAACCAATATCCTCTCTGGTTTGCCGTACGCTCGCCAAGCTACCACGCGAGCGAACCGGCGCCGCTGGCACGTACCGCGGACCGAATATGTGCTCTTCTATCGCGTCGAGAAAGATCACATCCGCATCCCGCGGGTTGTGCACGGCGCACAGTTGCTTGCAGGAAAATTGTGA
- a CDS encoding CopG family ribbon-helix-helix protein, with protein MSKTIVITGRIDTETSTSLDRLAASMERSRAWIIARAVEEYVRSETELMDSLDEAEREIDRGEYLTQEEMTAWVASLRREAAAA; from the coding sequence ATGAGCAAGACCATCGTCATCACCGGCCGAATCGACACGGAGACGTCGACCAGTCTCGATCGACTCGCCGCCAGCATGGAGCGATCGCGCGCCTGGATCATAGCCCGCGCGGTTGAGGAATATGTTCGATCCGAAACCGAATTGATGGACTCGCTGGACGAGGCCGAACGTGAGATCGACCGCGGCGAATATCTTACGCAGGAAGAGATGACAGCCTGGGTAGCCAGCCTTCGACGTGAGGCGGCTGCCGCCTAG
- a CDS encoding glutamate-5-semialdehyde dehydrogenase, whose product MADADIPMLIAEMASRARAASRRLAAMSSAEKRRALIAASDSIRLACDAIVAANAEDMAAAEASGLSGALLDRLRLDAGRVEAMAAGVAAVAALDDPVGKLIERVDRPNGLVLTRVRIPIGVIGIIYESRPNVTADAGALCAMSGNAAILRGGSEAIRSNRAIHAALASGLEAGGMPVDAVQLVPVTDRAAVGAMLTAEGAIDMVVPRGGKGLVARVQAEARVPVLAHLDGLCHTYVDREADPEMAARLALNAKMRRTGICGATETLLIDRGFADPAPILKALADAGCELRGEAEIVSIEPRTLPAECGDWDTEYLDAILSVKLVDGVDAAMAHIAAHGSHHTDAIVTDNAETAERFLNSVDSAIVMWNASTQFADGGEFGLGAEIGISTGRLHARGPVALEGLTTYKWVVRGTGQARP is encoded by the coding sequence ATGGCCGATGCCGATATCCCGATGCTGATCGCCGAAATGGCCTCGCGCGCACGCGCCGCGTCGCGGCGGCTCGCGGCGATGTCAAGCGCGGAGAAAAGGCGTGCGCTGATCGCCGCGTCCGATTCGATCCGATTGGCGTGCGATGCGATCGTCGCGGCCAACGCCGAGGACATGGCCGCGGCCGAAGCGTCGGGGCTATCGGGGGCGCTGCTCGACCGGCTTCGGCTCGATGCCGGGCGCGTCGAGGCGATGGCGGCGGGCGTTGCGGCGGTGGCGGCGCTCGACGATCCGGTGGGCAAGCTGATCGAGCGGGTCGATCGGCCCAATGGGCTGGTGCTGACGCGGGTGCGCATCCCGATCGGGGTGATCGGCATCATCTACGAAAGCCGCCCCAACGTGACCGCCGATGCCGGCGCGCTGTGCGCGATGTCGGGCAATGCCGCGATCCTGCGCGGCGGCTCCGAGGCGATCCGAAGCAATCGCGCAATCCATGCCGCGCTGGCATCGGGACTCGAAGCGGGCGGAATGCCTGTCGACGCCGTACAACTGGTGCCGGTCACCGACCGGGCTGCCGTCGGTGCGATGCTCACCGCAGAGGGCGCGATCGATATGGTCGTGCCGCGCGGTGGCAAGGGCTTGGTCGCGCGCGTCCAGGCCGAGGCGCGGGTGCCGGTACTCGCGCATCTCGACGGGCTCTGCCACACCTATGTCGATCGCGAAGCCGATCCCGAGATGGCGGCGCGGCTCGCGCTCAACGCCAAGATGCGCCGCACCGGTATCTGCGGCGCGACCGAGACGCTGCTGATCGATCGTGGCTTTGCCGATCCGGCGCCTATCTTGAAAGCACTTGCCGACGCAGGGTGCGAACTGCGCGGCGAGGCCGAGATCGTTTCGATCGAGCCCCGCACGCTGCCGGCGGAATGCGGCGACTGGGACACCGAATATCTCGACGCGATCCTCTCGGTGAAGCTGGTCGACGGCGTCGATGCGGCGATGGCGCATATCGCCGCGCACGGGTCGCACCACACCGACGCGATCGTCACCGACAATGCTGAGACGGCGGAACGCTTCCTCAACAGCGTCGACAGCGCGATCGTGATGTGGAACGCCTCGACCCAGTTTGCCGACGGCGGCGAGTTCGGGCTGGGCGCCGAAATCGGCATTTCTACCGGGCGGCTGCACGCCCGCGGGCCCGTCGCACTCGAGGGGCTGACGACCTATAAGTGGGTCGTGCGTGGGACCGGCCAGGCGCGACCTTGA
- a CDS encoding DUF3667 domain-containing protein codes for MGEFEAAGEIVTVGMLGRALEPHAGEGHGEGAMCLNCGTALIGPHCHRCGQSAHVHRSLGAIGHEIAHGVAHFEGKFWRTLPLLVWRPGDLTRRYIRGERARFVSPMAIFLFSIFAMFAVFSWAGISAPSNLSTGEPEKMVAEARTQLVKQRAEAVVERDEHPVGDRRRQRIERNIAEIDETLANLPEGKGDRTNINVRSALSGWALVDHGIEKWKKNPSLMLYKLQASVYKFSWLLIPLSLPFVWLLFAWKRDYKLYDHTVFITYSIAFMSLLFIVITIAAAIGLGAPLLTFAAFAVPFVHITRQLKQAYRLRWWSAILRALILSWFITIILMLFLLILLALGMSG; via the coding sequence ATGGGGGAATTCGAAGCAGCGGGTGAAATCGTCACCGTGGGCATGCTCGGCCGCGCGCTCGAGCCGCATGCCGGGGAGGGGCATGGCGAGGGCGCCATGTGCCTCAATTGCGGCACCGCACTGATCGGGCCCCATTGCCACCGATGCGGCCAATCGGCGCACGTCCACCGCTCGCTGGGCGCGATCGGGCACGAGATCGCGCATGGAGTCGCGCATTTCGAGGGCAAATTCTGGCGCACGCTGCCCTTGCTCGTCTGGCGGCCCGGCGATCTGACGCGGCGCTATATCAGGGGCGAACGCGCGCGCTTCGTCTCGCCGATGGCGATCTTCCTCTTCTCCATCTTCGCGATGTTCGCCGTCTTTTCCTGGGCCGGGATCTCGGCACCGAGCAATCTCAGCACCGGCGAGCCAGAGAAGATGGTGGCCGAGGCGCGGACGCAACTGGTGAAACAGCGCGCCGAGGCCGTCGTCGAGCGTGACGAGCATCCGGTCGGGGATCGCAGGCGGCAACGGATCGAGCGCAATATCGCCGAGATCGACGAGACGCTGGCGAACCTGCCCGAGGGTAAGGGCGACCGGACCAACATCAACGTCCGTTCCGCCCTGAGCGGCTGGGCGCTGGTCGATCATGGCATCGAGAAGTGGAAGAAGAATCCGTCGCTGATGCTCTACAAGCTGCAAGCGAGCGTCTACAAATTCTCCTGGCTGCTCATTCCGCTATCGCTGCCCTTCGTTTGGCTGCTGTTCGCGTGGAAGCGCGACTACAAGCTATACGACCATACGGTGTTCATCACCTACTCGATCGCCTTCATGTCGCTGCTGTTCATCGTGATCACCATCGCCGCCGCGATCGGCCTGGGGGCCCCTCTGCTCACCTTCGCCGCCTTTGCCGTGCCGTTTGTCCACATCACCCGCCAGCTCAAACAGGCCTACCGGCTGCGCTGGTGGTCGGCGATCCTGCGCGCGCTGATCCTCTCCTGGTTCATCACGATCATCTTGATGCTCTTCCTGCTGATCCTACTCGCGCTGGGCATGTCCGGGTGA